The Candidatus Delongbacteria bacterium genome contains a region encoding:
- a CDS encoding zinc-finger-containing protein gives MSQEPRSAAAAHGIPITNRPACPRCLEPMVLKFTRNGLFWGCARYPECAGYLRAQANGQPIPFAPTPPELKPWRLAAHRVFDLLWCQAPEEERDKARDDAYRWLAQVLRCEPEAAHIGLCSRRQCLRILIACAIKLGARP, from the coding sequence ATGAGCCAGGAACCGCGTAGCGCAGCGGCCGCCCATGGTATCCCCATCACCAACCGCCCGGCATGCCCGCGCTGCCTGGAGCCCATGGTCCTCAAGTTCACGCGGAACGGTCTGTTCTGGGGGTGCGCGCGCTACCCCGAGTGCGCGGGCTACCTGCGCGCCCAAGCCAACGGCCAGCCCATTCCGTTCGCGCCAACCCCGCCCGAACTGAAGCCCTGGCGCTTGGCCGCCCACCGCGTCTTCGACCTCCTCTGGTGCCAGGCGCCGGAGGAGGAGCGCGACAAGGCCCGGGACGACGCCTACAGGTGGCTGGCCCAGGTCCTGCGCTGCGAGCCGGAAGCGGCCCACATCGGACTCTGCAGCCGGCGCCAGTGCCTGCGGATCCTGATCGCTTGCGCGATCAAACTGGGAGCCCGCCCATGA
- a CDS encoding C10 family peptidase, with the protein MSFEPVTQDMALQAARTWLGRVSDPAAAAGRMGVVIREALELDDGYPGLFVISDGAGVALVAGDMQAQPILGWTTRGDFHEMADAPPGLAELVSAWGRQILLTRQAPPERAAAANPNRDAWMQLLDESARAQDEEPVKEIAPLLSARWGQGAGWNADCPIDAAGPGGRAYAGCVATAMGQVLHFHQHPWRGQHVQGYDHDVYGPIDLDMLEEAPEWKAMLDAGATSAAARLLYMAGVAVRMNYGPRTSTASSGNIVTALKSFLRYQDAARLVWRASTPAEEWEALIQEELAAGRPIIHRGQGAQGGHAFNLDGWRSDGFKHLNFGWNGTYNGWYTLDSITPGYMDFSGTQGMVVGIAPRLEDLLNPPDGQHNVSPDAVSLRWRPRDGMARIELEVALNALFMPTVRRVVLTSGLVQHTLTRLAPNTRHFWRLTFIDKTGRRIALAACSFVTGPSLTTTPGKKPGTMVNPGTPEAIA; encoded by the coding sequence ATGAGCTTTGAACCTGTCACCCAGGACATGGCCCTGCAGGCCGCACGCACTTGGCTGGGCCGCGTGTCGGACCCGGCCGCCGCCGCCGGCCGCATGGGCGTCGTCATCCGAGAGGCCCTGGAGCTGGACGACGGCTACCCGGGCCTGTTCGTTATCAGTGACGGCGCCGGCGTCGCCCTGGTCGCTGGCGACATGCAGGCGCAGCCCATCCTGGGCTGGACCACGCGCGGCGACTTCCACGAGATGGCCGACGCCCCGCCAGGACTGGCCGAGCTGGTGTCGGCCTGGGGCCGGCAGATCCTCCTCACCCGCCAGGCCCCGCCGGAGCGCGCGGCCGCGGCCAACCCCAACCGGGACGCCTGGATGCAGCTCCTGGACGAAAGCGCGCGCGCCCAGGATGAGGAGCCGGTCAAAGAGATAGCCCCGCTGCTTTCTGCGCGCTGGGGCCAGGGCGCCGGCTGGAACGCCGACTGCCCCATCGATGCGGCCGGCCCCGGGGGCCGGGCCTACGCCGGCTGCGTGGCCACGGCCATGGGCCAGGTCCTGCACTTCCACCAGCACCCCTGGCGTGGCCAGCACGTCCAGGGCTACGACCATGACGTCTACGGACCGATCGACTTGGACATGCTGGAGGAGGCGCCCGAGTGGAAGGCCATGCTGGACGCCGGTGCCACGTCCGCCGCGGCGCGCCTGCTCTACATGGCTGGCGTGGCCGTGCGCATGAACTACGGGCCCCGGACGTCCACGGCCTCTTCGGGCAACATCGTGACAGCCCTCAAGAGCTTCCTGCGCTACCAGGACGCGGCCCGCTTGGTGTGGCGCGCCAGCACGCCGGCGGAGGAATGGGAGGCCCTGATCCAGGAGGAGTTGGCGGCCGGCCGGCCCATTATCCACCGCGGCCAGGGCGCCCAGGGCGGCCACGCGTTCAACCTGGACGGCTGGCGCAGCGATGGGTTCAAGCACTTGAACTTCGGCTGGAACGGGACCTACAACGGCTGGTACACGCTGGACTCCATCACCCCCGGCTACATGGACTTCTCCGGAACCCAGGGCATGGTGGTGGGCATTGCGCCCCGGCTGGAGGACCTGCTCAATCCACCCGATGGCCAGCACAACGTGTCGCCTGACGCCGTGTCCCTGCGTTGGCGCCCGCGTGACGGCATGGCGCGCATTGAGCTGGAGGTCGCGCTCAACGCGCTCTTCATGCCCACGGTTCGGCGCGTCGTGCTCACCAGCGGGCTGGTCCAGCACACGCTCACGCGCCTGGCCCCCAACACGCGCCACTTCTGGCGCCTGACCTTCATCGACAAGACAGGCCGGCGCATCGCCCTGGCCGCCTGCAGCTTCGTCACCGGGCCCAGCCTGACCACGACCCCGGGCAAGAAGCCGGGCACGATGGTGAACCCGGGCACGCCGGAGGCCATCGCATGA
- a CDS encoding DNA cytosine methyltransferase — MNAIDLFAGAGGFSQGAKLAGIDVLWAANHWPAAVAIHQLNHPDTQQLCQDLHQADWTQVPAHDILLASPACQGHSRARGKDRPHHDAARSSAWAVVSAAECHRPAVVLVENVPEFQAWALFPAWCQALQALGYALAPHLVDAADHGVPQHRRRLFLVATRSRSPLQLDLPARQHVPAESFVDIGAGSWNLVDRPGRAAATLARIERGRRELGRRFLMGYYGSWKTGRSLSKPIGTLTTLDRWALVDDDRMRMLTPDEIRAGMGFPSDYQLPAQRRLAIHLLGNAVCPPVAADLLREIVKAA, encoded by the coding sequence ATGAACGCCATTGACCTCTTCGCCGGCGCTGGCGGCTTCAGCCAGGGTGCCAAGCTGGCTGGCATCGACGTGCTGTGGGCGGCGAATCACTGGCCCGCGGCCGTCGCCATCCACCAGCTCAACCACCCGGACACGCAGCAACTGTGTCAGGACCTCCACCAGGCGGATTGGACCCAGGTGCCGGCCCACGACATCCTGCTCGCCAGCCCGGCCTGCCAGGGCCACAGCCGCGCCCGCGGAAAGGACCGGCCCCACCACGACGCGGCGCGCTCATCGGCCTGGGCTGTCGTCTCCGCCGCGGAGTGTCACCGGCCCGCCGTCGTGCTGGTGGAGAACGTGCCGGAGTTCCAGGCCTGGGCGCTGTTCCCGGCCTGGTGCCAGGCCCTGCAAGCCTTGGGCTACGCGCTGGCCCCGCACCTGGTGGACGCCGCCGACCACGGCGTGCCGCAGCACCGCCGCCGGCTGTTCTTGGTGGCCACCAGGAGCCGCAGCCCGCTCCAGCTGGACCTGCCAGCCCGGCAGCACGTCCCGGCCGAGTCCTTCGTGGACATTGGCGCCGGCAGCTGGAATCTGGTGGACCGCCCCGGCCGGGCCGCTGCCACTCTGGCGCGCATCGAGCGCGGGCGCCGCGAGCTGGGCCGCCGGTTCCTCATGGGCTACTACGGGAGCTGGAAGACCGGCCGCAGCCTGTCCAAGCCTATCGGCACGCTCACCACGCTGGACCGCTGGGCCCTGGTGGACGACGACCGCATGCGCATGTTGACGCCGGATGAGATCCGCGCGGGCATGGGCTTCCCCTCCGACTACCAACTGCCGGCCCAGCGCCGGCTGGCCATCCACTTGCTCGGAAACGCCGTGTGCCCGCCTGTGGCCGCGGACCTGCTGCGCGAGATCGTGAAGGCTGCATGA
- a CDS encoding helix-turn-helix domain-containing protein: protein MPLKYRKRTMSTANQDLHHSVRVNLRQLMSEYQLPTKSGKGIGICTTAKLSGIGVGSVQSILKDSGHSPSLRVLFELAQFFGVPVTRLLQAQES, encoded by the coding sequence ATGCCTTTGAAGTACCGCAAGCGCACCATGTCCACGGCCAATCAAGACCTCCACCACTCGGTAAGGGTCAACCTGCGCCAGTTGATGAGCGAGTACCAGCTCCCCACGAAGTCGGGGAAGGGAATTGGCATCTGCACTACGGCCAAGCTGTCCGGCATCGGGGTGGGCAGTGTGCAATCCATCCTGAAGGACAGCGGGCACAGCCCCAGTCTGCGCGTCCTCTTCGAGCTGGCCCAGTTCTTTGGTGTCCCGGTGACACGTCTTCTGCAAGCGCAGGAGTCCTGA
- a CDS encoding helix-turn-helix domain-containing protein yields the protein MKAKPFVMPTPVDEKALALESQILALVHDIHLQLGHDTTHPPALLTEAEAALVLHQQPKTLQSWRYAQSKSLPARKICSTVLYLPRDLAAFILSCKGDAQ from the coding sequence ATGAAGGCCAAGCCATTTGTCATGCCCACGCCCGTGGACGAGAAGGCGCTGGCCCTGGAGTCCCAGATACTGGCCCTGGTCCACGACATCCACCTGCAGCTGGGACACGACACCACGCACCCGCCGGCCCTGCTGACCGAGGCAGAGGCCGCCCTGGTTCTCCACCAGCAACCCAAAACGCTCCAGTCCTGGCGCTACGCCCAAAGCAAGAGCCTGCCCGCGCGCAAGATCTGCAGCACCGTCCTCTACCTGCCCCGGGACCTAGCGGCCTTCATCCTGAGCTGCAAAGGAGACGCCCAGTGA
- a CDS encoding DUF4406 domain-containing protein, which produces MSMPIHRPPRLYIAHPYRATTRGIMDLNIQAARLAGVAAARAGWYPVMPTVNTAGFDLLLQDIPESFWLAGTMGLLATCDAVLMAGNWWDSEGCRAEYDEALGLGLPIYLPNTLPNQDGKKLQADPTRPEDYLA; this is translated from the coding sequence ATGTCCATGCCTATCCATCGCCCCCCGCGCCTCTACATCGCCCACCCGTACCGGGCCACTACCCGGGGCATCATGGATCTCAACATCCAGGCCGCGCGCCTGGCCGGCGTGGCGGCCGCGCGGGCCGGCTGGTACCCGGTCATGCCGACCGTGAACACGGCCGGGTTTGATCTGCTCCTGCAGGATATCCCCGAGAGCTTCTGGCTGGCGGGCACGATGGGCCTCCTGGCCACGTGCGATGCCGTGCTCATGGCCGGCAACTGGTGGGACAGCGAAGGTTGCCGCGCGGAGTACGACGAAGCCCTTGGGCTGGGCCTGCCTATTTACCTGCCCAACACCTTGCCCAACCAGGACGGGAAAAAGCTCCAGGCGGATCCCACCCGGCCCGAGGATTACCTCGCATGA
- a CDS encoding Fic family protein, with the protein MRHETTHPWINFSINMQDADPRLWLMLGECKSKIEHIANVPLWPATAKELYKLYLAKGVLATTAIEGNTLSEQEVRDHLDGKLKVPPSREYLKTEIENIIEICTRIDKGVIDGVVPLLSYDYVCDINRDILQELELDEGVIPGEIRKHSVVVGAYRGAPYEECEYLLRKLMEWLNSDDFECDNNDRIVYSILKAIISHVYIAWIHPFGDGNGRTARIIEHTILTAAGVPAVSTHLLSNHYNMTRSDYYRKLDHASKTRNGLMNFIRYAVLGLLDELKSQIDLIWNQQWEMAWRNYVHSHFSDKNSFADVRRRRLALDISSTEKGCKQSEIPAISGRMAEYYLNIDGRTLTRDLRVLVESGLINLDAGVYRAKKETILAFRAPSMT; encoded by the coding sequence ATGAGACACGAGACAACACACCCTTGGATTAACTTCAGTATCAATATGCAGGATGCTGATCCGAGGCTATGGTTGATGCTGGGCGAATGTAAATCAAAGATTGAACATATTGCAAATGTCCCGTTGTGGCCTGCAACAGCCAAAGAATTGTATAAGTTGTATCTGGCCAAAGGCGTCCTTGCTACTACCGCCATAGAGGGAAACACTCTGTCTGAACAAGAAGTGAGAGATCATCTAGATGGCAAACTTAAAGTCCCTCCATCAAGGGAGTATCTTAAGACTGAAATTGAGAACATAATAGAGATATGTACAAGGATAGATAAGGGCGTTATAGATGGAGTTGTTCCGTTATTGAGTTATGATTACGTGTGCGACATTAATAGAGACATTTTACAGGAACTTGAGCTTGATGAGGGAGTCATCCCCGGTGAAATTAGAAAGCATAGCGTTGTAGTAGGCGCTTATAGAGGAGCCCCATATGAGGAGTGCGAATATTTATTGAGAAAACTCATGGAGTGGCTGAATAGTGATGATTTTGAATGTGACAACAATGACAGAATAGTTTATTCGATTTTAAAAGCAATCATATCACATGTCTACATTGCGTGGATACATCCGTTTGGAGATGGAAATGGAAGAACTGCGCGTATCATTGAACATACAATTTTAACCGCAGCTGGAGTTCCTGCAGTCTCTACTCATTTATTAAGTAATCATTACAATATGACAAGGTCCGATTATTATCGAAAGCTGGACCATGCCAGTAAAACGAGAAATGGATTAATGAATTTCATTAGATACGCAGTTCTTGGATTATTGGATGAGCTGAAATCTCAGATTGATTTGATTTGGAATCAGCAATGGGAAATGGCGTGGAGAAATTATGTTCATAGTCATTTCAGCGATAAAAACTCCTTTGCTGACGTTAGACGGCGACGATTGGCTCTCGACATTTCAAGCACAGAAAAGGGATGTAAACAAAGTGAGATTCCAGCAATCTCAGGTCGAATGGCAGAGTATTACCTTAATATAGACGGTAGAACCCTGACGAGAGATCTAAGAGTGCTTGTGGAGAGCGGCTTAATTAATCTAGACGCTGGTGTATATCGTGCAAAGAAGGAAACTATTCTTGCGTTTAGAGCGCCATCAATGACGTAA
- a CDS encoding DEAD/DEAH box helicase, whose amino-acid sequence MSAPILVDSLIRIPLRDLPPRVRELLEQALSYPNPAFQKAKARGVQTPRERVEGVWRLIPKRLDGFHVDERGRWCMPRGAVGLLREHVLPWPGIEDRRSRVPLAPSTLPAMRVELRPYQLAAKEAMVTRTQGVVVIPAGGGKTLTALAALVEIGQRTLVLVHTLDLKEQWEEELDEHLGVAPGKTAPIQVATVQTLAKMPADALARHLAGFGCLILDEGHHCPASTFDRVVNASPAAWRLALTATPDREDGLTPKLLHTFGPILHETRQEDLLAAGYLVPAVVHEVHTSFTFPYQGAEDYQALAEALARDADRNTLLLETLEALYQDEERVILVLSTRVEDHLLPLFEAAKARGIQGELLAGKVKKDARRLIRRAVREGHVRVLFASTVADEGLNIPELNTLLLTFPAKAEGRVEQRVGRVMRAAPGKTRGDVYDFIDSAVTNVATDAKPFLRQYAKRRAAYKKLRATIVKATPAAQAAHSAPDAGLLPPVSAPAIRVPHSSRRIVVGMDPSFTHFALVAVDVDLWWPVAMTTLCTSPSDKKLGIRKADDDGQRLEILATGIRDFLARFRPSLLCCETPSSGAQSAAALKGLAYAKALLVTAKVYHEAPTIWLLPGDIKERVGGGLIATKARVAQGVQACRARDGRPWTEAGWDPTKDRSEHQFDAAAAILASLNEDLFQAVIR is encoded by the coding sequence ATGAGCGCGCCCATCCTGGTGGACAGCCTGATCCGAATCCCGCTCCGGGACCTGCCCCCGCGCGTGCGCGAGCTCCTGGAGCAGGCCTTGTCGTATCCGAACCCCGCCTTTCAGAAGGCCAAGGCCCGGGGCGTGCAAACCCCGCGCGAGCGGGTGGAAGGCGTCTGGCGCCTGATCCCCAAGCGCCTGGACGGTTTCCACGTGGATGAGCGCGGCCGGTGGTGCATGCCCCGCGGCGCCGTGGGCCTTTTGCGCGAACACGTGTTGCCCTGGCCGGGCATCGAGGATCGGCGCAGCCGGGTCCCCCTGGCGCCCAGCACGCTGCCGGCGATGCGCGTTGAGCTGCGCCCCTATCAGCTGGCCGCCAAGGAGGCCATGGTTACCCGAACCCAGGGTGTGGTGGTGATCCCCGCCGGCGGCGGGAAGACCCTCACGGCCCTGGCCGCTCTGGTGGAGATCGGACAGCGCACGCTGGTCCTCGTCCACACGCTGGACTTGAAGGAGCAGTGGGAAGAGGAGCTGGACGAGCACCTAGGCGTGGCGCCCGGAAAGACCGCGCCCATTCAAGTGGCCACGGTCCAAACCCTGGCCAAGATGCCCGCGGACGCGCTTGCGCGGCACCTGGCCGGTTTCGGCTGCCTGATCCTGGATGAAGGCCACCACTGCCCGGCCAGCACGTTTGACCGCGTGGTGAACGCCAGCCCGGCTGCTTGGCGCTTGGCGCTGACCGCCACACCCGACCGGGAAGACGGGCTGACGCCCAAGCTCCTGCACACCTTCGGTCCCATCCTGCATGAGACCCGCCAGGAGGACCTGCTCGCCGCCGGCTACCTGGTGCCGGCCGTCGTGCACGAGGTCCACACGAGCTTCACGTTCCCCTACCAGGGCGCCGAGGATTACCAGGCCCTGGCGGAAGCCCTGGCCCGGGACGCGGACCGCAACACGCTCCTGCTGGAGACGCTGGAGGCCCTGTACCAGGACGAGGAGCGCGTAATCCTGGTGCTGTCCACGCGCGTGGAAGACCATCTCTTACCGCTCTTCGAAGCCGCCAAGGCTCGGGGAATCCAGGGCGAACTCCTGGCCGGCAAGGTCAAGAAGGACGCCCGGCGGCTCATCCGGCGCGCCGTGCGTGAAGGCCACGTGCGCGTACTCTTCGCCTCTACGGTCGCCGACGAAGGCCTCAACATCCCTGAGCTCAACACCCTGCTCCTCACCTTCCCGGCCAAGGCTGAAGGGCGTGTGGAGCAGCGCGTGGGGCGCGTCATGCGCGCAGCGCCAGGCAAGACCCGGGGCGACGTCTACGACTTCATCGACAGCGCCGTCACGAACGTGGCCACCGATGCCAAGCCGTTTCTGCGCCAGTACGCCAAGCGCCGGGCCGCCTACAAGAAGCTGCGGGCCACCATCGTGAAGGCCACGCCAGCGGCCCAGGCCGCCCACAGCGCGCCGGACGCCGGGCTACTGCCCCCCGTGTCCGCCCCGGCGATTCGGGTGCCCCACTCGAGCCGGCGGATCGTGGTGGGCATGGACCCCTCTTTCACCCACTTCGCCCTAGTGGCCGTCGATGTCGACCTCTGGTGGCCCGTGGCCATGACCACGCTCTGCACGTCGCCCAGTGACAAGAAGCTGGGCATTCGCAAGGCGGACGACGATGGCCAGCGGCTAGAGATCCTGGCCACTGGGATCCGCGACTTCCTGGCCCGGTTCCGCCCGAGCCTACTCTGCTGCGAGACCCCGTCCAGCGGAGCCCAGAGCGCCGCGGCCTTGAAGGGCCTGGCCTATGCCAAGGCCCTCCTTGTGACGGCCAAGGTCTACCACGAGGCGCCCACCATCTGGCTCTTGCCCGGGGACATCAAAGAGCGCGTGGGCGGTGGCCTCATCGCCACGAAGGCGCGCGTGGCGCAGGGCGTGCAGGCCTGCCGCGCCCGCGATGGGCGGCCGTGGACCGAGGCGGGCTGGGATCCCACCAAGGACCGCAGCGAGCACCAGTTCGACGCTGCAGCGGCCATTCTGGCCAGCCTGAACGAAGACCTCTTCCAAGCCGTGATCCGATAG